From Aspergillus luchuensis IFO 4308 DNA, chromosome 2, nearly complete sequence:
ACTAAAGCCTATGCACATTACCGCCCGTTAACATCGAATTGGAGAAcacaggaaggaagaaaagagtaaaagggaaggggagggaaacCAATACACTGAacattatattatagtcAACCGAGCCGGCCTTACTTTTAGAATCCAACAGGCTCACGTTCTGCATCAAACAGCTTAAGTTTGCTTCGGAATTAGTGCGCGTCAAGATAGATTGTTTACTGGTTACGGAGCAGCCCAATGTACGCCACCACGGAGTTATTACTCCGAGAGTATCTTGCGTCCGGATACCATCGGCTCTTCATCGCTTAATATTGTACTGTCAAACAGAAATAGTACCGTTGTGCTTGAATTAAGAATCAAATGAAAGGTAACAAGGGAGCAATGATTGCTCCAAAGGATATAAAGGCTGCAAGATTCCATGTCCAATTTGATCAAATTTGTATCATTTTTGGCGGAGCGGGCTTACCGCTCGGAGTAGTTGAGATGGAGCCGGCTATGGGCTGTTTTCTCATTAGGAAAGTACCGGGGATGCATTTAGATATGAGGTTCTCTTTTCGCCCATAGTGAGCTTCTCATCGATAATTCAGCCACGTACCCCGATATGCATCTGCCTAAATGCTGTAAGCAGGACACCAGTTTGGCACAGTGTTCTTGCACTGATGTGCTGCTAACCTCTGGATGGACGTCAAGTATTCTGCtttggggtggatgggtaCTAGCAACAGGGCTCTAGTAATTGTCTCACGATTGCTGTGCATAATAAACCAGGCGATCAGTTTTGAACCGAAACATTTGAATTGCATTAATCTCCCTGCAGACCAGAATCAATAAGCTCGAGACTAGAGTCGTGTCTGTATTAGATACATGGCTAAACCAAGCATCGGTGCATCCTCTCCTTTCGTTCTCATTCCGAGCTGCACAAGCGCTGATTCAGCGATACAACAAACGAGTTACAAAACCAACTCGCCTAAGGCATCCTTAGCCTAAAGAATGTTCCTCTGTATTTATCAGACTATTCCTACGGAGAAGTAGCATACAACAATCACAAACTTATGAACGATGCACAATCCACTCCGGCTGTTACGACTCCGAGATGGTCGCTCCAGTAATGGAAATGTTAttgatgaaagagagaaacaAATGTGGGAATTGCAACAATTGGCAATTTGATTCTGATCTCGGCTAATGGTCTTTTGGTAACTAGATGCCTATGGCTCCTGTTGCTCTTACGGAACCAGAAAGGCATAGAATGGCCTTCAAGCGTCCAAGTTGACAAGGATGTGCCATTGATCATTCTTTCTGCAACAAGTGTATAGAGCACACAATAACCGTATCCCCGAGAAAGTCAATCATCTTAGGAAACCTTCCCAACTCTGACAGTCGCACAGCTCGCAGTTGATTCAAGCCAACCCTTGCCCCGAAGCCCAGAAGCCCAACGTCTAATCGGTCCAATCCTACAGAGGGCTGTCAGAGTATCGATCACCATATTTAACACCTTATAACGAAGGTGGATAGGAAGAAAACCCGAAGGCTAAAAGTGAAAGTCTGTAGAGCAAGGAGAAGACCAAAAAATTGTGACTTACCGCCCAGCAAGCCGTGGGGTAACTATCTTGTCCACAGTGGATATTGGCGGTGCTCTGCACATACAAGGTCAGTTTTCTTAGTAACTATATAGACTGACATGATAAACTCACACCAAGGGCAGTCTGCACACAATCCTCGGAAGCCCAACAGTCACTGGCAGAATGGCACTTCAAGCAGAGTCAGTAACAGCTCACGATCTAGCTTTGCATCTTAAAGGTAGATGCAAGCATGTAAGACATACCTCGATACCGGCGCCACAACCATGCCAATGATAAGCCCGCGACTCGATACTGTTAGAAACCGGTGCAGGGGAAGCCAGAGTTCCTGCACCGAGACTCAAAGTTgcagcgaggaggaggagtaaCTGCATTTTGAAGGTGATATTCTTAGTTGTCAAATTGTTAGAAGGAGTCGGCGATTGGTACTGATAAATCTGATGACACTTTGAAGCCTGGAATTGAAGCCGCCACAAAGCCAGAGAGGAGGCTTTTATATGCCTGGCGCAGGATTAGGCGTCCAAAGTCCATGCATGTCGTGCATACGACCTAGATGCTGACTTTACGAAGGCATAAGAAACCTGACGAATAAGCAGCTCTGATGACCTACATTTCACGAAGACAATGGATATGTCATGTTCTGAGAAGCAACATGACCGATGGTTAGGTTATGCAAGATGCAAGGGAACCCCGGATGAGAAGGTATGTTGGTTCTTTTCTCGTAATGCTGATTCTGGGCGGAAAGCCTTACATCTTCCCTTGCCATGTGTACATGCGTCATCGCACGTATCGGATCCAGACTGCTCTACTATCCGTCTGAACTAACTGCTTCATCACTTATTCAATGCAAGACACGATTTGAGGTTACAAAGACCGCGTTAGAGGCGGCTACCACAATGATGGGGATCATTGTAGAACCAactataattagattaactTTGGCACGTTACACAGCGCCAACGTCACCACGAGTGGATAGCTGGTTTTCAGATAGGATATCATGATGTATCGTCAAATCGTCAATACGGGAAGAAGAATTGGTGTAGCTGTCTCAGACCTACCGCGTAATGCGAGCATATATCGGACGTGGCAGCCAGGGGACCATGCTGTCAATCCAACGGCCTTGAGGAGTCCAACGTCAGTTTCAGTACCATTCGGGTCGTAAAGTCAAGCACCAACTGAGACACATTATTCCTTGTCGGGCAAGGTTTCAACGCATCATGGAACTCTTGCATGGGTACGGATCACCCAATTCGCACTTGTCATATCAATGCAGATAGACCCTGCATAGCTGAAATCTGGCGATACACAACCTTGCCCTGAGGCCCGGGTGTCCACCTGTACCACAACGGGAAGGAATAGCCGCATAGGTGGCGTGTGCGCCAACACGGTCTTACCTGCTTATGCTCTTCCACTGCTGAGAGGGGTAGGATATAGATAGGAATTAGACATGCAATCAGCACGGTCGAGTAACAATGATCGCCCGGAAGATTCGCACAGCAATGATGCAAGCCAACTCCGAGTTTCACTACACTTCCGCTTCATAGGTGCCTAGATCAGCCTTGGAAACTATCCCGCCCAGGGCTAGAATTTGCCACTGTGTATCCAGAGAGATAATCCTGGCTAAATAGCATGACTATGACTATGCTATGCTCCCAATTCTACTCGGGGTAGTAATGTcccatcatcacatcatcccATTGAATTCCATGTTATTGAGGTGGCTGTAGACCCTTGAAACTGCCAAGGAATAAATAAGCAAGCTGCACAACGGGAAGCAAGAAACCATATAATCTCCGCGGGCGCGGTGCCTACAAGGTAAGGATTGCATGCGAGTGAGATAATGAGTCTGGGTGGTGAGCATCGCGCACCACTTCGATGACATGTTGCATTCATGATGTGGAGCGGATGGTCGTTACGCCCATCGTGCCCTGTGAGAGATCGATCGGCGAATCTGTCAGCCCACAAACTGCATGAGATGCGACCTTCTTGACACATCCATTCAGCTGCTCTCTAAGTAGTTCTGCTACTAGGTTATCTTTGTTTATTACTAATCCAGGTATCTCCCTATGCTCTTCATTGATTTGCACTATACCCTATCTCTAACTTGTTGATTGATCCATTACTATTCGCTATCATATATTGACATCGAATTTGTACTTTCATAAAAACTGATCTCTCAGTCACGGGTAGTCACATATAGAATGGTATAAGTGAAGGCATCTCCTATAAGTGGTAGATGCATTATAGGAGAGTCAACAGTAGTAGACAGGCagtttttccttttgtcaTGTTCAAGGGCAAGTCTCACAATTATCACACAATATCCAAGTCACGTAGATGAGTCAGATCAAAATTTCATCTGCCAAAGCTTCTCAGCATTAGGGGGTTAGGGTTTTAGCTATCTTACAAGTGTTCGATTGTAGGGTAGCCGATGTTGTAGCATCCATCAATCTAGTAGACAAAGACAGCCCTATTTGAACCCTACGTACGGCCATACAGGCTAATCAGTTCTGTTTATTTGAGAATGGCTGGTGTAAAACCAGCCACTTTGATGAAGTGTTGTTCTGTAAAGCCTACCAAAGCTACTATTCTTCAGCTACTAAGGCAACTAGTCAGGCAGAAGCCCATATAGATCTTGTACATTCGAAACAGACAGAAAGCTTGCTATTTAGATATAGGGGTAAGTAATAGTGCAAATACAGCTAGCTGCAGAGTCTGCATGGTCGTGTGTAGAGTTCAAATACGTACCAGCAACCATCCAATTTTTCATTATCTAGTCATTACTCAAAGCGGTCTCCACTGCGGCTGGTAGCCTGATAGAGCTGAGATAGCGTGAATATATCGTGCTGATTCCCGTGGAGCCATTCGCTGACTGATCGCAAACGAAACTGCTTTTCCACgatccaacacccccacTCCGCATCTTTGGTTTGGAGAACACTTCCCTGGATGGGAGAAGATGCTTGTATCTCCAATTGCTAGGTGTCAAGGAAGAACAGCCTATAGCTAGTTAGCTACCCTATGGCCAGCGAGGCAAAAGGGCCTCGTGGGTTCGAATGTTCTTAACGACCCTTTCTCCAACCTTGCTTTTGCCTGCGCAAACTCGCAAAACGCATATCTGCACGACGTTCATCCGAAGCACCTGTCTAACTGAATGAATCCTGGCATCAAATTGGCCAATCTGATACAGAAATTAGATCGAAACAATGATATCACGTAGATAGCCGCAAGGCCAggtcccctccccctcttccagcTGCGCCTCGCTCTGCAGCGCCTGATAGCGAGACAACCAATATCTTTCCGTCTCAATAATTAACTTCCTACAACATCCCGCAGGCATTTACCGGCATTTCTTTCAGTCAGGAAAATAATCATGGCTACTAGTATTTCCTAATGAATACAGAAACATCAGATATATGGGGCTATTATCAGTTCAATCCAGTTTCAAACGCTTCAACCTCTACAAACTAGGTAAATAAAGTAAGGGTAGTCAGAGGGTGACCAGGCAAGAAGGAAATAAATTCCGAGTCGGCGATTTACCGCACATACTTGACCATACCGTTCGGGTGGCGCACTAGTATAATACTACTATTTTAGCACCTGGCCGCTCAAAACCCAAGATCTACTTTGCAGTTTGCACAGTGGGGTGCCCGATCGTCGAAGGTGCTACATGACTGTAGAGTAGTTTCGCCACGCCAGTGCTTGGATCCATTCGGGGACTCCAGCAGCTGAACTATGGGGCTGAACTTTGGGATAATCAATCGTCATCGCCAAAGGGTCACTCTGACTTTAGTGGTGGTGAACTCTTGTTCAGTGAGAATCAAGTATACTTAAAACTAACCCAGGAGAGAACAAGACTCGGACACTCAGGAAGGAACTTATTccggtggcggtggaggtgtgAATACTCGTCacaggtagagagagagggtaaGAACGCAGGACCTGCGGGACAGGTGCTGGCTATTTTCCTAGCTATCGTACGTTTGTTTTGTATAAATTCTTCGTGTTGAACGCAACCACAGATTGAGATCAAGCGACCAGCAATAGGCACAAGCATTGTACCATTAATTCTACTCACGCCGCGAGGGTGTCTCTGTGTCTCGTGACTGGTTTCATGGTCCTGAGGCACGACTCTGTAGAGTATAAAACCCCCCCTCTTATTCCCCTCCTTTCCTGTCCTTCTCCCCACATTCCCTGCTCACAGCGAGTATTCCGAGCGACCACGGACTTACAAGCACCGTAATGCCTTCAGAATGCATCATTACGGCTTCGTGGGGAATAGGCATCCAAAACTGTGTCCTTTCGTAGCTCTACAACACGCAGTACTAGTGAAACTATGTTAGTCGGCCAACGAAGTCCGGGAGTAGGAACCCAAAGGAGAAACTGTAGAAGTATAACGTTGAAAGAGACTGGAAGACTTTCCAATACGCATCTCATTGTATAGATGTAACTCGCGAGATAGCATCTTATATCATGAAGCAGCAAATGTGGACTAGAACTGCCAATTATATTCTACCATACTCACTCTGATCCTTGTATTGGGCCGTGTCGTTGACCTACTTTATGATGCTGTTGTGTTGCCAGCCATTCTTGCGAACCATTACCTGCGAGCACCTTGCACCGCTGTCTAATTTCTTTCCTGTGTGTGATTGCCAGCTGAACATGGAAGGGAATCAGGTAGTCGAGGCTGGCCTCTTGAGCTGATAGTGTGGTTGACAGCCCAATGTGAAGACAAGGGAAATTGGGAGACTGTACCATACTACATACGCAGAATAGTGAATAAGTATCTGAAAATCATGACCAGATTTGCCGCGCCACACCGCCAATGCTGACCGTATCGATCTGATGATTGGACTAGGAGGATCCATTAAAGTTTGGAGTCACTTCAGGCGGGGGAGAGAGCCTGCGTGAGTCCTGTTTGTGTCTACTACTGCTGTATGACAGCTGAACGGCCTACTACGGCTGATATGAAGCTAGATCTAGGGCCGGAGCCACTACTTACCTCAAGGATAGTACTTTGCCTTTCATTGGCAAGTGAATCACCTTGTGTGCAACCTGCACTAGCACCAATGCCCTGCGTGTAGAAGGAACTACTACCTCTGAAAGCATCGCCAAGCCGAGCCCGTGCGTGGCTCGATCTTATGCGCCTATAGGAATGCTGACTCATATTGACCAATTAACTTTCTAAGTTAGGTCCTTTGGAATTATAACTGTAAAGTCTCTTCAAAGTTTCATCTAGGGTGGCTCAGATAGCTTAAAGGTAAAGCAACTGACCGCTCAATTCTCCGTTCGGGTCTTATCATCATTAGTGGATTCGTGCAGATCAGCAGCTGGCCAAAGTCAGTTTACCAGAATGACGGCTTGAGGGGTCTTAGGAAAACTGGGAGCATTCCAGAGACAGATAGCACTGCAGTGATCAGGGGTCTGACATGAGACGATCAAAAGATCTTTACTGTCTGGGGAGGCTGATTGGTAGTCCCACCTAGAGGGCCAAGTTACCGGTTTACTCAATAGATCAGACAGCATAGTCACTAGCGATCTTTAGTGTCAAAATATAGTAGATTGATATTAGCCAGTCAAACACCCCAACGGAGAGAAGACTGAGCCGTAGCAATGCATTGTAGTCTTCTTCGGCCCCTTGGTGCCGGAATCCCAACGGAACTATGCAGGAGTATAGTGACACCCACCACGAAAATTCCGTAACCGGGCCTTGCTTTGAATGGGTAAACATGACATGCTTTCCAATGAAGATCACTGTTAACTTGTTTTTTCCTGCATACAATAGCTGTAGGATTGGTTCTAGGGGAAAATGTCCACGCAGGCGCCGCCTCTATCCTGCTGCAAGGGAATACTCGGCAAGTACGCAACGTCTTGCAAGGGGCAGGGGGCTTGCATATGTACGCCACGAGTCCCCGATAGAGCAACATCCCAAAAAACTGACAAGCTTGCATGGTGAAAGTTCTTGCCTTCATTGAGATTGATAACCACCTCGACTCTACTCCCTCCGAGTACATCCAGTGGCGTTTCCAGACCGGTGAGGACCGTGAGGCCATGGACCGTGCCAACAAGATCGtcaccgacgaggatgagaaggccaTGGACAAGATCTACAAGATCGAGGGCCAGCCCCGTCGTGTCATTGGTATCCACGCTCGTCGTAAGTTCAAGAACAGCTACCAATACGAGTGTTCGTTTTCGCTGGGTCATTGAGGGAACATCAGATGGCAAGCGCATGACTCGTCAACGAGACGATTAGAACAGCCCAGCAGCTCCCTAGCCCAATTGAAAATAGCGGATCATTTCTCCTAAAGTCCATGTACTTATGTCTCAATATCGGCTACTACTAGAAGCTGACATCATCCCTTGGAAACATTATGATTGATTGGCCAGATTTACCTCTGATAAGTCTGGCGATTATTAGCGGTCGTCGGGGACGATTGTTTCTTGTAGATCAATTCACAACAGACTGTTTCACCTGCAACTTTCATGCGACTTACGACTTTTATTAACCACTGTCTTGAGATAACGAGGAATTCTCACATGGATTTGACCGGATCATATGATAGCAATGCAGAGACAGTGTGTCTCACTCGCTCATACACACAGAGAGACTcatagacagacagacagacagacagacagacagacagagagagagagagagagagagagagagagtgtgtgtgtgtgtgtgtgcgtgtgtagGTGGGTACGACAGTAGTACTTTTGCCATCCGACCCATCATTAGCTATAAAGCTGACCCACAAGGATCTGTATATAGCAAGTTCCGCGGCCTGACAGTGCTACCAGCCGCACGCATCCCAGCAAGGAGTGCCTGACTGCGCTGAACTCGGGTAATGCGAAATTCAATCAGACTATGGGCTGGTCACTGTTCGGCTAAGGCCTGCGCGAAAGCCTATGTTATAAGTAAGCACTCAGATCCTCTCAATTGTCTTAGTATCCTACAGTCTTCAACTTCACCTCCAGCATCCCAAATAGTGCAAAATGGGATCGATTGTCCACAGAGATGAGGCTCTCCAGCAGAGTCTGGAACAACTCATATCTGCTACGAACGTATATCAGAAGAGCCTCTCAGATGAAGATCGATACAAAGTCTTGATGAACGCAACGCAATTGATCCAGACCTTACGTGGTCCAGCAGATATGCTTTATGCGCAGTTTGAAAATGTAGGTCATCATTCTGCTCTATAATGATACAGGTGACTGACTAATGGGTTTTCTTAGGCTGCCAACACAGGAGCCGTACGAACACTTCTAGAGGCGGGTGCTTTCGAAGCGATCCCTACCGGAGGCAAGAGTATCTCGGCTACCGAGATATCGGAGAAGACGGGGATGGATAAAGAACTGGTTGGTAGGTGTTCTAGATGGCATATCTGCTTCTTTGACTGTTGAACCCGCTCAACTAACAAGCGATTGGAATAGTTCGACACATGCGCGCCGCCACTCCAGTTGGTCCCTTCCGCGAAGTTGGAGAGGAGCAGTACGCCCACACACCCTTCTCGGAAATCTATCTTGTGCCGCAAATGCGAGCAGTCTACACCTCCATGTGTGTTCAAAAGTCTTACCATTTAGCAAAACGACGAATTGAGAGCTAAACTGATTTCCGCAGGATGCACGATTTCGTTCCCGGTATGATGCGGAACTGCGAATTCCTCCGTCAAAAGAATTGGAAGAACGAGATAACTCTTCGCAACAACCCTTATTCATTGGTTCACAACTGCGAAGGCAAGACCGCGTTTGAGCATCTGTACGAAAATCCTAGCAACTTCCGCCGCTTCAACGAATCCATGAAGGCCGCGGACTCAATGCTAGTCACAACGGGCCTGTACCCATTTACTCAGGAACTAGGTCCCCTGGCAAGCGATGATACGGTCACTTTGGTTGACATCGGGGGTGGTCGGGGCCATGTCATTCGGCAAATCAAGGAGACCGAGCCCGATCTCAAGGGCCGGTTTATTCTTCAAGACCAGGCGAGTGTAATAGAGGATAACGGTGACGAGATTCAGAAGTACGGAATCGAGGCCATGGGACATGACTTTTTCAATCCACAGCCGGTCAAGGGTACGTATATACATGTCTTATCCACACTGAAATGCTTGGAGAAATTGAAACTGACTGTGAAATATTCATTATATTAGGAGCTTTGGCATACTATATTCGACGCTGTCTCCACAACTGGCCCAACGACGAAAGTCAGAAGATCTTATCTAACTTGGCTGGAGCCATGGATAGAGAGAAGTCTCGCGTGCTGATCACGGAGCATATTGTGCCTGATGTCGGCGGATCGATGTTTCATGCCTGGATGGATcagacgatgatgactttTGGTGGCCTCGAACGGTCGACGAAGGACTGGGCTCATCTCTTGGATATCTCGGGCCTGGAGTTGGTTAAGGTGTGGCGGGCTCCTGGGGTGCCtgttggggttgtggagGCTAGATTGAAGTGATTTCGATCATAGAACAGATTAGACACCCTCAAGAAGCTagattatagattatagaGATACGTTTGACTATTCGAGGATGCTGATCGATCGGTGTAGTCTACCTGCaaagggtggagaggggaagcGGACCGGAGAATACCACTGACATGTTGACTGACATGTTAAAGTAGGATCTTGATCGTCTACTTAACGGTCATGATCTCCACTTGTCAATCCCAGTTAGGAATAAGCGCGGGAGTAAGGGATTTGAGACAGACCCCCAAGGGGCGCCCACGTGAGATTCACTTTGAaagtatatactactaaagCGAGCGACTAGGGAGTATGGTTTATATTCATTACTCTTTTACCCTCTACACCATACAATTATTTCTGAACTTGCATCCTTATACACAAAGTTTGATAAACCAGGTTATAATACTTTAACACCAAGAAACCGGACTGAAGGAGAGTGTCTTACACAGTCTTTCTGACTGTTAGTTAACTCAGCCAAAGTGTGCCCTAGCTGCGCTATATCTTAGTACAGCGATCTATCCAACTATGTTAGAATGAGTATGAGAGCTGACTGACTCATATTAGCGAAGCATTATATTTCGCAATTAGAATTTCTGTGGCAAAATTATGAAACTCCTCAGAGAATATTTCGACTCTGTGTAAATGTGCTGCTTATCAGGAAGGACTAATCCTTGGCTTTGGGGCcgttttacttttataagtCTTACCTGCAAGGAAATTATTATCCGGTAAGATGTATGTGTGGTGGTACTGACGTAAATACGCCCAAAGCTAATAATATGGAAATATTGGTACTAGTATCTATTCATAGTATTTGTACAGTGATTTGTTGTCATCCcccagtcagccagccaaagCCCATAGAAACACCCAAAACGCATCTTCCATACTCATGATACAGAGCGACCCCCTCATCACTACCGAACAGACTTCAAGACACTCATGTGCTAGAAGTAGCGGTGGCCTCACACGCGTATGTGGAAACGAGAGTAGACGTGATCGCATAAGTGGTAGTCGCCGGGGTAGGGTTCACGACCTGAAACCAATTCGCCGCCACGGGAGTACCCAAGCCCGTTACTTCCTCGAACTCATCAAGATTGAATCCAAGACGAGCCGCGTCTGTTGCAGGCAGCAAGCTCtcaagacagacaggcagGGAGTAGTCCTCTGGCTGGCTGTACAGCAGCAGGATGTAATCGTGGGCAGGCCCTTCCAGCGGTGTCGGGTAGACATACTCCGCGTTTGGGGCGCTGGTGTTGCTAATCTCTAAGACACCAGACGAGTAGGCTAGGTATGGCTGGTACCAGTGTAGGGCGGCCGTTGAGACACCATCCTCATTGATGGTTGGGTCAATCATGATGAGGACGTACTCGTccttggtggaggtggtgtcCTCCAGGTACAAGGTAGGGGTATTGATGGTCCCTGTGGAAGCGTTGTGAGTATGTAATCCGCGTCAAAGAAAAATTTCGCTTACAGTTCTGGTTGACCAAGGCTCCAGATTTGAGAGTTAGGTGGCCCCCATCTTCGGTGAAGACCACGCCAACGTCCGCGTCGACAGACGGAGTAAAGCTGGAGGGAGTCGCCGCTGCCGCGAGGCCgacagcaagaaaagaagtgaaGATTTGGGAAGAACGCATTTTGATAGTGCTAATTTCTTTCTGTAGAGAAGTATGGTTATGATTGTGCTGCGAAAGTCCCATCCCTTGGCTCCATTTCGATTGTTCTTATAGTCCCTTGCTGGATGCTTGTTTCACTGCCTCAAACTGAACGGGCCGAGTAGACTGAGTTGACACCAAGGTGCATCCGAGATTCAAGTTAGTACTCACGGAGAAGCATGGCTAATACATCTCGAAATGGTAGATGACAAGACAGTGATCAAAAGCTTGTATAGACGCAGGAGGACCAGGATCTCGTATTCGGCTGCACCGCCTCAAGCCTTCCAAGGAGGAACGGGCGTGATAATGCCAGAAAGAGCATGCTTTTCGTGGACTAGTAGCAAAATCATCAGCCTATAGTATGTAAGTAGCAAATCTGAGGTAATCTGAGTCTTAGAGGCATTGTAAGTCGAATGGTGATGATTGTGTTGGGTGTTGTCGGTGCTGCATATCTGCCATGCGTTCCACGTGGACGCATTCCTTCCGAGCTCCAGTGGGCCTTGATCGTTTGGAACGCAATGCGTAATTCGATATTGATCCTGCAAGATCCTTTTGGGAGCGATGACGCTAGCGCTTACTCTATAATGATTATGGCTCCTTTAATGAACTCGGATCCCCTTCCCTCCGGAGCAGAGCACTCAATAGTCTCCATTTGTCAGAACAGGTATGTACGCCCTTCAAAAATTAGGGGATAACTTCACCAAGCTACATCATTGCTATCCCTGGAGAGGGTAGTTGTCACCAAAGCAGTGCGAGTACGTGACTTTGATATTCTTACAATAGGGCAATCCCTGCTTCATTCCCACAAGCACAAGGACAAGGGTAATGCATCCACACAACGACCAGAGATACTACACAAAGCAAGATGGCTCAAGCAGATGTCTATCCTGCGCAAATTACCAAGTGATGTCCCAGTCAGCATATAGCGCAAACTTTCGTAAGCTAGACTCGGGGGAATCGGGATGAGAAGCTGTGCAACTATCATGCTCCGAACCCTTTCTTTGTTCATATTCGCTGTCGCGTAGAGGTCAAAGCCTCCATTGTAGTGTGAGCTGACTCTCTATGAATCCTGGAGGATGAGTGAGTCAAGGTCAAAAGCCTGGGCAAGGGAGGATAGTTTCTCACCTACCCGAATGATTACTCTCAAAGTGTGAGACAAACCAGGTTATTTTCAAACAACTGAGCCTGGATAGCACCTCTGTGCCACCGCATGCACTCGAGGTCCTTGGGTACTCGCCTTGTATAACGTTGCAGGTAATGATGGCGACGGTTTTTGTGTTACGTAGTACTTCTATTGTGGGGCTTCTTTGTGGCATCCGTAGGCATACAATCTATAGCATAGATGGAACACCAATCATAGTTTGCAATATTGGCAACATGTTGGCAAACTGTGGTATGACGAAAGCTATCCGGTTCTGGGGCTCGAGAAAGGCAACTGTCTCATTGTTCCGGGATAGATTGTTAGCTATAGTTTCACAGCGCGTTCATGTCTAAAGCAGGCCATGATCTAGATTGCCTATGAAAAATCGAGGAATCATTCTGTGAAAGAAAGTATAATAAGAAAACCCTTGATTTGCTATAATATAGCTAGCTGGTGATACATACTGAGATACCTCTAAACACCGCTAAGCAAATCCAATTAACGCCGAGCGCTCAGCGCATCAGCAG
This genomic window contains:
- a CDS encoding YbhB/YbcL family Raf kinase inhibitor-like protein (COG:S;~EggNog:ENOG410PU56;~InterPro:IPR036610,IPR008914,IPR035810;~PFAM:PF01161;~SECRETED:SignalP(1-30)); this translates as MRSSQIFTSFLAVGLAAAATPSSFTPSVDADVGVVFTEDGGHLTLKSGALVNQNWTINTPTLYLEDTTSTKDEYVLIMIDPTINEDGVSTAALHWYQPYLAYSSGVLEISNTSAPNAEYVYPTPLEGPAHDYILLLYSQPEDYSLPVCLESLLPATDAARLGFNLDEFEEVTGLGTPVAANWFQVVNPTPATTTYAITSTLVSTYACEATATSST
- a CDS encoding uncharacterized protein (COG:S;~EggNog:ENOG410Q1B6;~SECRETED:SignalP(1-19)) — encoded protein: MQLLLLLAATLSLGAGTLASPAPVSNSIESRAYHWHGCGAGIECHSASDCWASEDCVQTALGSTANIHCGQDSYPTACWADWTD
- a CDS encoding uncharacterized protein (COG:S;~EggNog:ENOG410PPYX;~InterPro:IPR001077,IPR036388,IPR016461,IPR029063, IPR036390;~PFAM:PF00891;~go_function: GO:0008168 - methyltransferase activity [Evidence IEA];~go_function: GO:0008171 - O-methyltransferase activity [Evidence IEA]), which encodes MGSIVHRDEALQQSLEQLISATNVYQKSLSDEDRYKVLMNATQLIQTLRGPADMLYAQFENAANTGAVRTLLEAGAFEAIPTGGKSISATEISEKTGMDKELVVRHMRAATPVGPFREVGEEQYAHTPFSEIYLVPQMRAVYTSMMHDFVPGMMRNCEFLRQKNWKNEITLRNNPYSLVHNCEGKTAFEHLYENPSNFRRFNESMKAADSMLVTTGLYPFTQELGPLASDDTVTLVDIGGGRGHVIRQIKETEPDLKGRFILQDQASVIEDNGDEIQKYGIEAMGHDFFNPQPVKGALAYYIRRCLHNWPNDESQKILSNLAGAMDREKSRVLITEHIVPDVGGSMFHAWMDQTMMTFGGLERSTKDWAHLLDISGLELVKVWRAPGVPVGVVEARLK
- the TEF3_2 gene encoding translational elongation factor EF-1 alpha (COG:J;~EggNog:ENOG410PGET), with the protein product MSTQAPPLSCCKGILGKYATSCKGQGACIFLAFIEIDNHLDSTPSEYIQWRFQTGEDREAMDRANKIVTDEDEKAMDKIYKIEGQPRRVIGIHARRKFKNSYQYECSFSLGH